In Dreissena polymorpha isolate Duluth1 unplaced genomic scaffold, UMN_Dpol_1.0 chrUn008, whole genome shotgun sequence, the following are encoded in one genomic region:
- the LOC127863420 gene encoding uncharacterized protein LOC127863420, which translates to MYVFYHLLSIFSVLGVTTGKIFTIQADENRNRENHPVWELTNSSNGNAVILEPKKRLDVNFCLRKDAVVSVVDFRFSNGNWSDVVVVEIDNLGIGWFRSPVDPSHNWNKFLSTGPFQGSWELLTGWHTLTVRFNGTADGLAVDHVMLNIDDDQMSQDIFSCKLTCIPDQRYQLRANDVTTSPSFLVQESYKTVCPEVDNINMPLFNQGVQMYEITAAMPQYRSFSNWRSENNTGCPHLSPYYWDFSNVQIDTDTRPIMQSAKAKLYSTGGKRKDSRISILILISFTLEGKSKGMLDSEMGTILKVRFADVTSPIQVQYQFKGRKPGISLPEPQTVTRTNMAVEWNTDDFSWTDGDYNVIFLQVTSNSTRPLHLEHISLERRPMLPDTIMQVFKGDDTIVEVVFSDFWWTNPDAMTVHIAATGKSYDNVSYFRVYRPIPWSDGYAQVFVLYQDGNARLLPVPPQGLDWIPFGSSVIIGQTDPTVVRPYASITEAFIDETNLKIDLKYMDGGSCKLSIASSLSETRVTVSDIKLSRNPMMYPFATFRSMYVEEGNSDVDSVMVNGVLPHHIMDDFPYLIGRSFVFHRKCMSRHLMLSPDIYIDIRRTDVRETTIEPTNSFQTLIQRIQNHRYRLWTPRLRYTYPRL; encoded by the exons ATGTACGTATTTTATCATCTtctaagtatattttctgtactcGGTGTTACGACTGGGAAAATATTCACAATTCAAGCAGACGAGAACAGAAATCGAGAGAACCATCCCGTCTGGGAGCTTACAAACTCTTCCAACGGAAACGCCGTCATTTTAGAACCGAAGAAAAGGCTCGACGTCAACTTCTGTTTGCGTAAAGACGCCGTGGTCAGCGTGGTGGACTTTCGGTTCTCGAACGGAAACTGGAGCGACGTTGTGGTGGTGGAAATAGATAACTTGGGTATCGGGTGGTTCCGGTCCCCGGTTGACCCCTCTCATAACTGGAACAAATTCTTGTCTACAGGGCCCTTCCAGGGATCCTGGGAACTTCTGACGGGCTGGCATACTTTAACT gtTCGCTTCAATGGGACCGCCGATGGTCTCGCCGTTGATCACGTGATGCTCAACATCGACGACGACCAAATGTCGCAGGATATTTTCTCGTGCAAACTCACATGCATTCCGGACCAGCGTTACCAGCTGCGGGCGAACGACGTGACGACGAGCCCCTCGTTCCTCGTACAGGAATCGTACAAGACGGTTTGCCCGGAAGTGGACAATATCAACATGCCGCTTTTCAACCAGGGCGTGCAGATGTACGAGATCACAGCGGCTATGCCACAGTACCGCTCGTTCTCGAATTGGCGCTCGGAGAACAATACCGGATGTCCGCACCTCTCTCCGTACTACTGGGACTTTTCTAATGTCCAGATCGATACAGACACGCGGCCGATTATGCAGTCGGCAAAAGCAAAACTGTACTCAACCGGTGGTAAGAGAAAAGATTCCAGGATTTCCATACTGATTCTAATTTCTTTCACGCTCGAAGGGAAGTCCAAAGGCATGCTGGACAGCGAGATGGGAACGATCCTGAAGGTGCGCTTCGCCGATGTGACGTCACCTATTCAGGTGCAGTAccagttcaaaggtcgaaaaccCGGCATATCGCTCCCGGAACCACAGACTGTCACGAGAACGAACATGGCTGTGGAGTGGAACACAGACGACTTTAGCTGGACCGACGGTGATTATAACGTCATTTTCTTACAAGTAACGTCCAACTCCACTCGTCCGCTTCATTTAGAGCACATTTCGTTGGAGCGTCGACCGATGCTTCCTGACACAATTATGCAGGTATTCAAAGGCGACGATACCATTGTAGAGGTAGTCTTCAGTGATTTCTGGTGGACGAATCCCGACGCTATGACCGTCCATATAGCCGCCACCGGAAAATCTTACGATAATGTGTCGTATTTTCGAGTCTACAGACCTATCCCCTGGAGCGATGGTTACGCACAAGTGTTTGTCCTATACCAGGACGGGAACGCTCGTCTACTTCCGGTTCCTCCACAAGGCTTAGACTGGATCCCGTTTGGTTCTTCCGTGATTATTGGTCAGACAGACCCTACCGTGGTAAGACCCTACGCTTCAATCACAGAAGCGTTTATCGATGAAACAAATTTGAAAATAGACTTGAAATATATGGACGGAGGCTCATGCAAATTATCCATCGCCAGTAGTTTGTCGGAAACTCGCGTCACTGTTTCTGATATCAAATTAAGTCGAAACCCCATGATGTATCCGTTCGCGACATTCCGCTCCATGTACGTCGAAGAGGGAAATTCTGACGTCGACAGCGTCATGGTAAACGGCGTGCTTCCACACCACATAATGGACGACTTTCCTTACCTCATCGGTCGCAGCTTCGTATTTCATCGGAAGTGCATGTCTAGGCACCTAATGCTCAGCCCGGATATATACATCGACATACGGCGCACAGACGTCAGAGAAACCACCATTGAACCCACGAATTCCTTTCAGACCCTCATTCAGAGAATTCAGAACCACCGGTACCGCCTGTGGACACCGCGGCTCCGATACACATACCCCCGCTTATGA
- the LOC127863439 gene encoding cysteine-rich hydrophobic domain-containing protein 2-like gives MADFDTIYEENDEEPSNSAEYTISVPDPIIIRGAGNITLFGLNNRFNVDFPSNLTGKVAPEEFRDTVLRINSTLKKALPINIKWLLCGCVCCCCTLGCSLWPVVCLNKRTRHSVEKVIDWENSHLYHKLGLHWKLSKQRCDSSSMMEYVLLVEFIPKVSILRPD, from the exons ATGGCAGACTTCGATACAATATACGAAGAAAACGACGAAGAACCAAGTAACTCGGCTGAATATACCATATCTGTACCAGATCCCATAATAATCCGCGGTGCTGGAAACATAACATT ATTTGGGCTTAATAACAGATTCAATGTGGACTTTCCAAGTAACCTTACGGGTAAA GTGGCGCCCGAAGAGTTCCGGGACACAGTTCTCCGTATCAACAGCACACTGAAGAAAGCTCTGCCCATCAACATCAAATGGCTGCTGTGCGGCTGCGTGTGTTGCTGTTGTACCCTCGGCTGCTCCCTGTGGCCTGTTGTCTGTCTTAACAAACGA ACAAGACATTCTGTGGAAAAAGTTATAGACTGGGAAAATAGCCATTTATACCACAAG CTAGGTCTTCATTGGAAACTGTCAAAGCAACGGTGTGATAGTAGTAGCATGATGGAATAC